From Flavobacterium sp. 102, a single genomic window includes:
- a CDS encoding TetR/AcrR family transcriptional regulator, whose translation MDKIKTENTENEILIAAKEIFQQKGMAGARMQEIADKAKINKALLHYYYRSKQLLFEAVFKSAFSLLAPQLNKVLNDDSDLFEKIRKFTENYVSFVIKHPYLPNFVIQELNKNPEFVKKLRSEKKFPSIEKFKLQVSDAIIQGIIKPIEAEQLFINIISLNIFPFIGEPLLMTLVNVDKESYNKILENRKTEVAEFIINSIKI comes from the coding sequence ATGGATAAAATTAAAACTGAAAATACTGAAAATGAAATATTAATAGCTGCAAAAGAAATCTTTCAGCAAAAAGGAATGGCAGGGGCAAGAATGCAAGAAATAGCAGATAAAGCAAAAATTAATAAAGCATTATTGCATTATTATTATAGAAGCAAACAATTATTATTTGAAGCTGTTTTCAAAAGTGCTTTTTCGCTTTTAGCACCACAATTAAATAAAGTGCTAAATGATGATAGTGACTTATTTGAAAAAATACGAAAGTTCACTGAAAATTATGTTTCGTTTGTAATCAAACATCCCTATTTGCCAAACTTTGTAATACAAGAATTAAATAAAAACCCAGAATTTGTTAAAAAGCTTCGCTCTGAAAAAAAATTTCCTTCCATTGAAAAATTTAAACTTCAAGTAAGTGATGCTATAATTCAAGGAATTATTAAACCAATTGAAGCGGAACAGTTATTTATCAATATTATCTCTTTAAATATTTTTCCTTTTATTGGAGAACCTCTATTAATGACCCTTGTTAATGTGGATAAAGAAAGCTACAATAAAATACTAGAAAATAGAAAAACTGAAGTGGCTGAGTTTATCATCAATTCAATAAAAATATAA
- a CDS encoding site-specific integrase, whose translation MNSPVSILFYIKRAKVNSNGVCPIYVRVTIDAKRFEFSANKSVSPDNWSSEGSKVKGGTKEARTINEYLDYLKTKVLDAEKRLFKKDMEVTSENLKNEIFGANDRKRMLIPIFQDHNNKIKELVGKEYAPGTLERYKTSLKHTEEFLQWKYQISDIDITKIDNAFVCDYEFYLRSVRNCANNTAVKYLKNFNKIIKLCLDNDWIDKNPFANYKSKIKEVERVYLAEAEIQSIIEKDFKTERLSLVRDIFLFSCFTGLAYIDVKNLTKSHISYGIDGEKWIFTHRQKTESASKIPILPVTQLIIDKYENHPQCVNEDKLLPILSNQKMNAYLKEIAGVCEIEKELTFHIARHTFATTVTLTNGVPIESVSKMLGHKNLRTTQHYAKVLDRKVSDDMKILKDKFSILDNNILKKSSVAS comes from the coding sequence ATGAATTCACCCGTTTCAATTCTCTTTTATATTAAGAGAGCAAAAGTCAACAGTAATGGAGTTTGCCCTATTTATGTTAGGGTTACAATCGATGCCAAAAGATTTGAATTTAGTGCCAATAAAAGTGTGTCTCCTGACAACTGGTCTAGCGAAGGGTCTAAAGTGAAGGGCGGCACTAAAGAAGCCCGTACAATAAATGAATATCTTGATTATTTAAAAACAAAAGTTTTAGACGCTGAAAAGCGCTTGTTTAAAAAAGATATGGAAGTAACATCTGAAAATTTGAAAAACGAAATTTTCGGAGCCAATGACCGCAAAAGAATGTTGATACCGATATTCCAGGATCATAACAATAAAATTAAAGAATTGGTAGGCAAAGAATATGCTCCAGGAACATTGGAACGTTACAAAACATCATTAAAGCATACGGAAGAGTTTCTGCAATGGAAATATCAAATATCAGATATCGACATCACAAAAATAGACAATGCATTTGTTTGTGACTACGAATTCTATTTACGAAGCGTTAGAAACTGTGCTAATAATACAGCGGTCAAATATCTTAAAAACTTCAATAAAATAATCAAGCTTTGTTTGGACAATGACTGGATAGATAAGAACCCATTTGCTAATTATAAATCAAAAATCAAAGAAGTTGAGAGAGTTTATCTAGCTGAAGCAGAAATCCAATCAATAATTGAAAAAGATTTCAAAACAGAAAGACTTTCACTAGTTCGTGATATCTTTCTTTTTAGCTGCTTTACTGGTTTGGCATACATAGATGTCAAAAACTTAACAAAATCGCATATAAGCTATGGAATAGATGGCGAGAAATGGATATTCACACATAGGCAAAAAACTGAAAGTGCTTCCAAAATTCCAATCCTTCCTGTAACACAATTGATAATCGATAAATACGAAAATCATCCACAGTGTGTAAATGAAGATAAGCTACTACCTATCCTATCCAACCAAAAGATGAATGCCTATTTAAAAGAAATAGCAGGAGTTTGTGAAATTGAAAAAGAATTAACCTTTCACATTGCTCGACATACATTTGCCACTACTGTGACACTTACCAATGGTGTTCCTATTGAAAGCGTGAGCAAAATGCTTGGGCATAAAAATTTAAGAACTACACAGCATTATGCTAAAGTTTTGGATAGAAAAGTGAGTGATGATATGAAGATTTTAAAAGATAAATTTTCAATTTTAGACAATAATATATTGAAAAAATCTTCTGTCGCAAGCTAA
- a CDS encoding phage integrase SAM-like domain-containing protein, whose protein sequence is MATIKFMLQSESNNAPIYLRLSVGKGNTPKRKTREFIDAKSWSKAKGYPNDKEVEGKNLKSKLIDLESYVQKQLNADDAKGLTIDGNWLEKTIDKFHDRIEPDSLDYLIPYGEHFLKRLPYQTTSKGKKGVDASTITKYKTIVEKLRGFQEHMNKTYLVRDVNMTFHAEFLEYLETVESISDNTAGRYLAFVKTIVLNAQKNGITISPQIADFKGFSIKVPIVTLTFKEIEQVKAAVYKDEKMDIARDWLVMSCFLGQRASDLFRMNKQMVEKHHGYRFISLTQQKTQKAVQIPIHEEVDIILKKYSGQFPPLFAKNLGSNSAMYDRLLKDVCAIAKINTITEGNLTDPKTKKYGKGNYPKWMLVSSHIGRRSFATNFYAKNEYPTPLLMAVTGHSTETMFLEYIGKKPMDYAIQLAEIWAAKSEKKCTTQLLTLKAV, encoded by the coding sequence ATGGCGACAATCAAATTTATGTTGCAAAGCGAAAGCAACAACGCTCCGATTTATCTCAGACTATCAGTCGGAAAGGGCAATACTCCAAAACGTAAGACGAGAGAGTTCATCGATGCCAAATCATGGAGCAAGGCAAAAGGCTATCCGAACGACAAGGAAGTCGAAGGCAAAAACCTAAAATCAAAGCTCATCGACCTTGAATCATACGTACAGAAGCAATTAAACGCTGATGATGCCAAAGGGCTGACAATTGATGGCAACTGGTTAGAGAAAACGATTGACAAGTTCCACGACCGCATCGAACCTGATAGTTTGGATTACTTGATTCCATACGGCGAACACTTTTTGAAACGTTTACCATATCAAACTACTTCGAAGGGAAAGAAAGGTGTAGATGCTTCAACCATTACAAAATATAAAACGATTGTCGAAAAGCTTAGAGGATTTCAAGAGCACATGAATAAAACGTATTTGGTACGTGATGTAAATATGACATTCCATGCTGAGTTTCTCGAGTATCTTGAAACTGTTGAAAGTATTAGTGATAATACAGCCGGGCGTTATTTGGCCTTTGTAAAAACTATCGTTTTAAACGCACAAAAGAACGGAATCACAATCAGCCCTCAAATTGCCGACTTCAAGGGATTTTCCATAAAAGTTCCAATTGTGACGCTGACCTTTAAAGAAATCGAGCAAGTCAAAGCGGCTGTTTACAAAGACGAGAAAATGGATATTGCACGCGATTGGCTCGTGATGTCTTGCTTTCTCGGACAGCGTGCGAGTGACCTTTTCAGGATGAATAAACAGATGGTTGAAAAGCATCACGGATACCGATTTATTTCTCTAACACAACAGAAAACACAAAAAGCGGTGCAGATACCAATCCACGAAGAAGTGGATATTATTCTCAAAAAGTATAGCGGTCAATTCCCGCCGCTTTTCGCTAAAAATCTTGGCAGCAACAGCGCAATGTATGACCGACTTTTGAAAGATGTGTGCGCAATAGCAAAAATCAATACCATCACAGAAGGAAACCTCACCGATCCCAAAACCAAGAAATATGGTAAAGGAAACTATCCAAAGTGGATGTTGGTTTCGTCACACATTGGACGAAGAAGCTTTGCCACAAACTTTTATGCTAAAAACGAATATCCAACCCCACTACTGATGGCGGTTACTGGACATTCGACAGAAACAATGTTTTTGGAGTATATCGGTAAAAAACCTATGGATTATGCGATTCAGTTGGCGGAGATTTGGGCGGCAAAGTCTGAAAAAAAATGTACAACTCAATTGCTGACACTTAAAGCAGTTTAG
- a CDS encoding multicopper oxidase domain-containing protein, with protein sequence MKKIVLLVFVLSIFSFADAQVKNETQQTFYTCVMHPEIHSPKPGKCPKCGMALVKEKTKTVKKKAVVQQPKTPPKKEVNSNVEVVTPKKQVNVETAPTINVLKNEPPKTVRYDLYVRDTIVTFGDKPKRAIAVNGQIPMPTLTFTEGDTAEIYVHNELDEDTSLHWHGLFLPNQYDGVPNLTQMPIKPHTTHLYKFPIIQHGTHWYHSHTELQEQIGMYGSFVMNKRNEDPTFRKGIDDLPTNPIVLSEWTDLNPKNVHRMLHNASDWFAIQKGTTQSYLEAIQQGHFKTKVTNEWKRMNAMDVSDVYYNKLLINGKNESQLSQFKGGDKVRLRIANGGASTYFWLTYAGGKITVVATDGNDVEPVEVDRLIIAVSETYDIIVTIPADKTAFEFLATSEDRTKSASLYLGDGIKQLTSPLPKLKYFDGMKMMNDMMKMNGDLDDMGMNMSYNQMDMNVVMYPEITGGVMKGNGKMEEMKMDDKSKSDAPMNHAEHKMENQYDSNGLSDITTLNYAMLKSPVNTALPKDAPVKEFKFELTGNMNRYVWSLNNKVVSETDKILIKKGEIIRLVIHNNSMMRHPMHLHGHDFRVVNGQGEYAPMKNIIDIMPMETDVLEFAATESGDWFFHCHILYHMMAGMGRIFSYENSPPNPEIPNPKLAQRRLFADDRKFHFMAENDFASNGNDGEAMFSNTRWSIGTEWRLGYNEMHGYETETHIGRYVDKMQWIMPFIGFDWRYRKMDEDEMEENLFGQTSTKDERSVFSAGLEYTLPMLIKAQAEVFTDGNFRLQFERMDIPVSKRLRMDLMWNTDKEYMAGLRYIIKRNFGVTTHYDSDMGLGVGVNLNY encoded by the coding sequence ATGAAAAAAATAGTCTTACTTGTATTTGTTCTATCTATATTTTCTTTCGCTGATGCTCAAGTCAAAAACGAAACACAGCAAACATTCTATACCTGTGTTATGCATCCCGAAATCCATTCACCAAAGCCGGGAAAATGCCCAAAATGTGGAATGGCTTTAGTAAAAGAAAAAACTAAAACAGTAAAGAAAAAAGCAGTTGTCCAACAGCCTAAAACACCACCAAAGAAAGAAGTTAATAGCAATGTTGAGGTTGTCACTCCAAAAAAACAGGTAAATGTAGAAACTGCACCAACTATCAACGTGCTAAAAAACGAACCGCCAAAAACAGTTCGATACGATTTATATGTGCGTGATACCATTGTAACTTTTGGAGATAAGCCAAAACGGGCTATTGCTGTAAACGGGCAAATCCCCATGCCTACACTCACATTTACTGAAGGAGACACTGCCGAAATTTACGTTCACAATGAATTAGATGAAGATACTTCATTACACTGGCACGGTTTGTTTTTGCCCAATCAATATGATGGCGTTCCAAACCTTACCCAAATGCCGATAAAACCACATACTACACACCTTTATAAATTTCCAATAATACAACATGGAACGCATTGGTATCATAGCCATACTGAATTGCAAGAGCAAATTGGTATGTATGGAAGCTTTGTAATGAATAAAAGAAATGAAGACCCAACTTTTAGGAAAGGAATTGATGATTTGCCTACTAATCCAATAGTTTTAAGTGAATGGACAGATTTAAACCCTAAAAATGTACATCGGATGCTGCATAATGCTTCAGATTGGTTTGCCATTCAGAAAGGCACAACACAAAGTTATTTGGAAGCTATTCAGCAGGGACATTTCAAAACCAAAGTTACCAATGAATGGAAGCGCATGAATGCTATGGATGTGAGTGATGTTTATTATAATAAGCTTCTAATTAATGGAAAAAACGAAAGCCAACTATCCCAATTCAAAGGAGGTGATAAGGTACGTTTGCGAATTGCCAATGGTGGTGCTTCAACTTATTTTTGGCTCACTTATGCCGGAGGCAAAATAACTGTTGTTGCCACTGATGGTAATGATGTTGAACCTGTTGAGGTTGACAGACTGATTATTGCTGTTTCGGAAACTTATGATATAATTGTAACAATTCCTGCTGATAAAACCGCTTTTGAATTTTTAGCGACCTCTGAAGATAGGACTAAATCTGCATCATTGTATTTAGGTGATGGCATCAAACAACTTACTTCTCCTTTACCAAAGTTAAAATATTTTGACGGCATGAAAATGATGAACGACATGATGAAAATGAATGGCGATTTAGATGACATGGGAATGAATATGTCTTACAATCAAATGGACATGAATGTGGTGATGTATCCTGAAATTACAGGTGGAGTAATGAAAGGAAATGGTAAAATGGAAGAAATGAAAATGGATGATAAATCAAAATCTGATGCTCCCATGAATCATGCTGAACATAAGATGGAAAATCAATACGATAGTAATGGTCTTTCTGATATTACTACATTAAATTATGCCATGTTAAAATCTCCGGTAAATACAGCATTGCCAAAAGATGCACCAGTGAAAGAATTTAAATTTGAACTTACCGGAAACATGAACCGCTACGTTTGGAGCTTAAATAACAAAGTCGTTTCCGAAACAGATAAAATCCTTATCAAAAAAGGCGAAATCATCCGATTGGTAATCCATAACAATTCTATGATGAGACACCCAATGCATTTACACGGTCACGATTTTAGGGTAGTAAATGGTCAAGGTGAATATGCTCCAATGAAAAACATTATTGACATTATGCCAATGGAAACTGATGTTTTAGAATTTGCGGCAACTGAAAGCGGCGATTGGTTTTTTCATTGCCATATCCTTTATCATATGATGGCAGGAATGGGAAGGATTTTCTCCTATGAAAACTCACCTCCAAATCCTGAGATACCCAATCCAAAATTGGCGCAAAGAAGGCTGTTTGCTGATGACAGGAAATTTCATTTTATGGCAGAAAATGATTTTGCTTCAAATGGAAACGATGGTGAAGCAATGTTTAGTAATACGCGCTGGAGCATTGGGACTGAATGGAGATTAGGATATAATGAAATGCATGGTTATGAAACCGAAACCCATATTGGAAGGTATGTTGACAAAATGCAATGGATTATGCCGTTTATTGGATTTGACTGGAGATACAGAAAAATGGATGAAGATGAAATGGAAGAAAACCTTTTCGGGCAAACAAGTACTAAGGATGAAAGGTCTGTTTTTAGTGCCGGATTAGAATATACTTTGCCAATGCTTATAAAAGCACAAGCTGAGGTATTTACTGATGGCAATTTTAGGCTTCAGTTTGAAAGGATGGATATTCCGGTTTCAAAAAGGCTACGAATGGATTTGATGTGGAACACTGACAAAGAGTATATGGCAGGACTGAGATATATCATAAAACGCAATTTTGGAGTAACAACACATTATGATAGTGATATGGGATTAGGTGTCGGTGTCAATCTCAATTATTAG